In Bacteroidetes bacterium GWF2_43_63, the sequence TTTCCTGCCCGATCAGCAGCAATACAGTTTGCCCTGTCTACTCCTGAACCGCCCATGCGTTTGGCCCATTTGTAACTACCGGAAGAATCAAGCTTGCAGATGAAAATATCGTCGCTGCCTGCCGAAATCAGGTTGGCGGTACCTGTTCCCGGGTCAAAGTCGGCTGTCCCGCCGAACCAACCAGATGAAAAAACATTGCCCATGGTATCAACGGCAATTGCATAGCCGTAATCGCTTGTTGCTCCACCCATTTTTTTTGCCCAGAGCAAATTTCCGGTATTATTGAATTTGGCAACAAAAACATCCCAGCCACCAGAAGAAGTAAGTGGATAACTGGCAGCACCAGGATCAAAATCGACCGTCGAATAAAAGACGCCTGTGATATAGAAATTTCCATGACTATCTGTGCAGATGCCATATCCATAATCAGCACTGGTGCCGCCAACGCGGAAAGCCCATTGCAACTGGCCCGAAGCATTTGTTTTGCTTACAAAAACATCATCATTTCCGGCAGAGGTCAAGGAATAAACTCCCGCACCCGGATCAAAATCTACAGTACCCCAGAAGTGGCCAACAGAATACACATTCCCGTTATTGTCAACTGCCACACCGTAAGAATAGCATGTTGTTGACGTTCCACCCGTGTGATTGGCCCAGACAAGTTCAGGCTGTGCCTGCGCTTTTGCAAGCAATAGAACTGCTAACATTGAAAACAACAAAAATTTCATATTAAATGATTAGTATGAATTATTCAAGAGATCTCCGCTTGATAAACAACAGAATGCTGCATTTTCTCAAACAAACAAAGATATACAAAAAACAAGATACATGTTGTTAGTGCAAATCTGGGTTGATGGCAGCTCAGCACCCAACAGCCTGTCCGCCTGCCGGTAGAATTTCGTGTCCGTACCTTCTCCTAAATTAAGGTCTGACGGATGACAGAATGCTGGGTGCTGTATACCCCTGTCACGGATAGCATTTCCGCGCCAGGGAAGAGTCCTTTATTTCCCTGTCACGGAAAGCATTTCCGCACAAGGGATGAGTGAAAATATTTTACAGTTGAGCGAAGTATCCTTACTTCGCTCAACAATTTTTAATATCTTCGCATTCCGCATGGACAACTACCACAATCAATATACACTGGGTGAAGTTTTGCAGCAGCTGATCGATAAATTCAGATTGCGCAACCGCATGAACAGTGAATCGCTGCAGGCTGCCTGGCCCGAGATAGCCGGCGCGCTGGTGGCGCGTCACACCAAATCGGTGCAGCTCGACGGACCAGTGTTGTATATTGAAGTCGATGAGCCTGCGCTGCGCAACGAGCTGCTGTACATGCAGAGCGATATCATCAGCGCTGTGAACAAACGTCTGCACAACGATGTGGTTGAAAAAATAGTAATCAGATAATTTAAGAACATATGAATATAAAGCTGCGTCCGGCCACTGAAGCCGATTTACCTGAAATACTCGGCATGATAAAAGAGCTTGCTCTGTTTGAAAAAGCCCCCGAAAAAGTGACCAACTCCGTTGAACAAATGCAACGCGAGAAAGACTTTTTCCGCTGCATCATGGCTGAAAATGAGGATGGGACCATCGTTGGAATGGCGCTCTATTTCTTTGCTTACTACACCTGGGTAGGGAAGTCGCTCTATCTTGACGATTTATACATTAAACCCGATTATCGCGGAAACGGCATTGGCACAATGCTTTTGAACGAAATAATGAAAATTTCCAAAGAAGAAAAATGCACCCGAATCCGCTGGCAGGTCCTCGACTGGAACACCCCGGCCATTGAACTCTACAAAAAGATGGGCATGACCCTCGACGGCGAGTGGATTAATTGTGACTGGATCAATGAATAGCAGTAAGTGGTGAACAGGAAATCGTTTACAATTTCATATGCAGAAATTCCAGTAGATTAATTTGTTTTATGCCCTTAAAATCATTTCCGATTATTGGGTCGTTCAGAGTAACAACATATTTCGGATAATTGTCGGGGATTAGCATCAGATTGCCGAATTCGCGACCGACAACCTCTTTGCCAGTAAGTTGCAGACACACCTGAACATAAATCTGAAGCCCGTTGCGGTTAGCAACAAAATCGATTTCCTGTTGGTCGAGTTTTCCAACCTTTACAGCATATCCCGATTGAATCAAGTGCAAAAACACAGCATTTTCAAGAGTCTTATGTAAATCGTTTCTGGTGTGATGGCCGGTGATAGCATTACACAATCCGGTATCTTCGAAATAATATTTTTCGCCGATTTCAAATATTTTCAATCCATTTATTTCGGCGCGCTGAACCTTACGGATAATGTATGCATTAGCCAGTGCCCGAAGATAATTCAGTGTCAGTTGCGGAGATATTGCGATATGCTGTGACTTCAGAAATTTACTAATGTTTGCAGCCGAAAAAAGGCTTCCAACATTGTCGGCCAGATAACGGATCAGATTTTCCAGGAACGTTACATTCCGTATGTTTTCACGTGCAACGACATCTTTTAGCATAATGGTTGAATAAACGCTGCGGAGATATTCGAACGGCAAATCTCCACTTAGCTCCACATTAGTCAGATAGGGCATTCCCCCATAAGTGAGGTATTTCATCATACTGCTATACTCAGACTTCAACTTATGAAAACGAAGAAATTCACTAAAACTGAGCGCATGGATTGGAATCTCTATATACCTTCCGGCCAAATGGGTGGCCAGCTCTCCTGATAACATGTGCGCATTGCTCCCCGTACAGTAAATATCACATTTTTTTTCAGCAAGCAAACTCCGCACTGCCAACTGAAAACCCTCTATTTCCTGCACTTCATCAATGAAAAGAAAATTCTTTTGTCCTTTTTCCAACTGTTCCTTTACATATGCCAACAAATCGGTATGTGTCTTTAAATGAAGGAAACTTTCTGTCTCGCAATTGATAAAAACAATATTAGCCTTGGGATTTTCTTTGCGGATAACATCTGCTATTTGCATCATAATATAGCTTTTGCCGACTCTTCGTTGCCCCGTAAGTATCTTTATCAGAGGCTTTGAAATATAAGGACGGACTTTTTCAATATAATCAGGACGTAGAATGTATCTGGCCATAATAGTTTCATTTATACATGAATGATTTTACAAATATACGAAATATTTCATTTATATCGTAAATATATTTTAATTAAAAATCGCCATAGAACTCAAAAAAGATGGGCATGACCCTCGACGGTGAGTGGATTAATTGTGATTGGATCAATGAATAGTAGCCAGTTGTGAGTGGTCAGTGGACAGTACGCGTTAGGCAGAAGGGGTAAGGAGTAAGGGGTAAGGAGTAACCGGGGAGTGGCCAGTGGTGA encodes:
- a CDS encoding ATPase, which codes for MARYILRPDYIEKVRPYISKPLIKILTGQRRVGKSYIMMQIADVIRKENPKANIVFINCETESFLHLKTHTDLLAYVKEQLEKGQKNFLFIDEVQEIEGFQLAVRSLLAEKKCDIYCTGSNAHMLSGELATHLAGRYIEIPIHALSFSEFLRFHKLKSEYSSMMKYLTYGGMPYLTNVELSGDLPFEYLRSVYSTIMLKDVVARENIRNVTFLENLIRYLADNVGSLFSAANISKFLKSQHIAISPQLTLNYLRALANAYIIRKVQRAEINGLKIFEIGEKYYFEDTGLCNAITGHHTRNDLHKTLENAVFLHLIQSGYAVKVGKLDQQEIDFVANRNGLQIYVQVCLQLTGKEVVGREFGNLMLIPDNYPKYVVTLNDPIIGNDFKGIKQINLLEFLHMKL
- a CDS encoding GNAT family N-acetyltransferase, which codes for MNIKLRPATEADLPEILGMIKELALFEKAPEKVTNSVEQMQREKDFFRCIMAENEDGTIVGMALYFFAYYTWVGKSLYLDDLYIKPDYRGNGIGTMLLNEIMKISKEEKCTRIRWQVLDWNTPAIELYKKMGMTLDGEWINCDWINE